A portion of the Poecile atricapillus isolate bPoeAtr1 chromosome 7, bPoeAtr1.hap1, whole genome shotgun sequence genome contains these proteins:
- the ATP6V1G3 gene encoding V-type proton ATPase subunit G 3 codes for MTSQSQGIQQLLQAEKRAKDKLEEAKKRKGKRLKQAKEEATAEIDHYRLQREKEFRNKETNVMGSQGNLSAKIEEQTTEAIRNLTSSYHRNMESMMKKLLSTICDISPEIHPNFRPAI; via the exons ATGACCAGCCAGTCTCAGGGAATCCAGCAGCTTTTGCAGGCAGAAAAACGTGCCAAGGACAAACTGGAAGAAGCCAAAAAAA GAAAGGGTAAAAGGCTGAAGCAGGCCAAGGAAGAAGCCACAGCCGAGATAGACCACTACAGACTACAGAGGGAGAAGGAATTTAGAAACAAGGAAACAAAC GTAATGGGCTCCCAAGGTAACCTCTCTGCCAAAATAGAAGAGCAAACCACAGAAGCCATCCGAAACCTCACGAGCAGCTACCACAGGAACATGGAGAGTATGATGAAAAAGCTCTTGAGCACAATATGTGACATCAGCCCTGAAATTCACCCAAACTTCAGACCTGCCATTTAA